One Gammaproteobacteria bacterium DNA segment encodes these proteins:
- a CDS encoding ABC transporter permease: MAVEGTPHSGIGGAVERLGRGTVRSVEEWGYAFAMLVETFYWILAGHFQRQPVRLAPVAARMMTIGVQAAPILAVLTFSIGVMLAIQGIHTLKLFGAESQVVVGIALSVTREFGPMITGVLVAGRSGSALTAEIGTKQISQEIDALRVMGINPLRYLVAPALLAMLVMLPALTILADIMGLLGGAVYTALAMDLSIYAYLDRTAAVLQLDDIRQGLVKSVVFALIITLVAVTNGFAVEGGAEGVGRATTRAVVLSIAYIVVADMLFTFFLTR; encoded by the coding sequence ATGGCGGTTGAGGGGACTCCCCACAGCGGCATAGGCGGCGCGGTGGAGCGCCTCGGACGGGGCACGGTCCGGAGTGTGGAGGAGTGGGGCTACGCCTTCGCTATGCTCGTGGAGACCTTCTACTGGATCCTCGCCGGACACTTCCAGCGGCAGCCGGTACGCCTGGCGCCGGTGGCGGCGCGCATGATGACTATCGGCGTGCAGGCGGCGCCCATTCTCGCGGTACTCACCTTCTCCATCGGCGTCATGCTCGCCATCCAGGGGATCCACACCCTCAAGTTGTTCGGTGCCGAATCCCAGGTAGTGGTGGGGATCGCCCTGTCCGTGACCCGGGAGTTCGGACCCATGATCACCGGTGTGTTGGTGGCCGGGCGTTCCGGCTCCGCCCTCACCGCGGAGATCGGCACCAAGCAGATCTCCCAGGAGATAGATGCCCTGCGGGTTATGGGTATCAATCCTTTGCGTTACCTGGTGGCCCCCGCCCTGCTGGCCATGTTGGTGATGCTGCCGGCCCTCACTATCCTGGCCGACATCATGGGGTTGCTGGGCGGGGCGGTCTACACCGCCCTGGCCATGGATCTGAGCATCTACGCCTACCTCGACCGTACCGCCGCCGTCCTGCAGTTGGATGACATCCGCCAGGGCCTGGTGAAGAGTGTGGTGTTCGCCCTCATCATTACCCTGGTGGCGGTCACCAACGGCTTCGCCGTCGAGGGGGGCGCGGAAGGCGTGGGGCGGGCTACCACCCGCGCCGTGGTGCTGTCCATCGCCTACATCGTGGTGGCGGACATGCTGTTCACCTTCTTTCTTACTCGTTGA
- a CDS encoding ABC transporter ATP-binding protein gives MVIEVTDLVAHYGPLRVLDGIDMRLHQGEIMVVMGGSGSGKSTLLRHLLGLNRPTSGRIVLLGTDMARAGARQMQDLRKNMGVSFQGGALFNSMTVAENVMLPLREHTRLDERTMSIMARMKLEVVNMGGFEHLMPAQLSGGMVKRVALARAIVMDPKLLFFDEPSAGLDPVVSAELDELILRLRRVMNMSIVVVTHELDSAFKIADRIMVLDGGRVLQTGTVEEIRRSDNQRIQDLLERRPRILEMDADEYLARLTGTE, from the coding sequence GTGGTCATCGAGGTCACCGATCTGGTGGCCCATTACGGTCCCCTTCGGGTGCTCGATGGCATCGACATGCGGCTCCATCAGGGCGAGATCATGGTGGTCATGGGGGGCAGCGGGTCGGGCAAGAGTACCCTGTTGCGTCACCTGCTGGGCCTCAATCGTCCTACCAGCGGCCGGATAGTACTGCTGGGCACGGACATGGCACGGGCCGGCGCGCGGCAGATGCAGGACCTGCGCAAGAACATGGGGGTGTCCTTCCAGGGGGGGGCGCTGTTCAACTCCATGACCGTGGCCGAGAACGTGATGCTGCCCCTGCGCGAGCACACCCGCCTGGACGAACGCACCATGTCCATCATGGCCCGCATGAAGCTCGAGGTAGTGAACATGGGGGGCTTCGAGCATCTTATGCCGGCGCAGCTCTCGGGCGGCATGGTCAAGCGGGTGGCCCTGGCGCGGGCCATCGTCATGGATCCCAAGCTGCTGTTCTTCGACGAGCCTTCGGCGGGCCTCGACCCGGTGGTCTCCGCCGAGCTGGATGAACTCATCCTGCGCCTGCGCCGGGTCATGAACATGAGCATCGTGGTGGTCACCCATGAACTGGACAGCGCTTTCAAGATCGCCGACCGTATCATGGTGCTCGACGGCGGCCGGGTGCTGCAGACGGGCACGGTGGAAGAGATCAGACGCAGTGACAATCAGCGCATACAGGACCTGCTCGAGCGCCGTCCCCGTATCCTGGAGATGGATGCCGATGAGTATCTGGCGCGGCTGACGGGTACGGAGTGA
- a CDS encoding MlaD family protein, with amino-acid sequence MKRDNVNYLLVGTFVLAMLGALLVGLYFVTGRSGPSDAYYVTYPHVTGIKFGTPVYFEGYPVGQVEDVEPVAGSGPGLRYRVEISVSRGWPIPRDSVARMMATGLLAALSINISQGTSTDMLSPGEDLKGEAGGDLFSVLHTVAIDLNELAQTSLRPLLDNLNLQLEHVAAELSTHGPLLLSRSSELLERLHASAGQLEAMLSDANRRQVEAIIGNARLTSDNALEMSEGGVRFVAELNRLAADVNQTRSRVDALLAELQGVVDDNRSNIKISLRDLRRTLDVTARNVDQVAYHLKGTTRNMHEFSRQIRQNPGVLLGGKPPAEAAEVAE; translated from the coding sequence GTGAAACGGGACAACGTCAACTACTTGCTGGTGGGTACGTTCGTCCTCGCCATGCTGGGGGCGCTGCTGGTGGGCCTGTATTTCGTCACCGGGCGCAGCGGCCCCAGTGATGCCTACTATGTTACCTATCCCCATGTCACCGGCATCAAGTTCGGTACGCCGGTCTACTTCGAGGGCTATCCAGTGGGACAGGTGGAGGATGTGGAGCCCGTCGCCGGCAGCGGCCCGGGCCTGCGCTATCGGGTGGAGATCAGCGTCAGCCGGGGCTGGCCGATCCCCCGGGACAGCGTGGCCCGGATGATGGCCACCGGCCTGCTGGCGGCGCTGTCCATCAATATCTCCCAGGGTACGAGCACGGACATGCTGAGCCCCGGCGAGGACCTCAAGGGCGAGGCCGGCGGCGATCTGTTCAGCGTGCTTCATACCGTGGCCATCGACCTCAATGAACTGGCCCAGACCAGCCTCAGGCCGCTGCTGGACAATCTCAATCTCCAGCTCGAGCATGTGGCCGCGGAGCTGAGTACCCATGGGCCGCTACTGTTGTCCCGGAGCAGCGAGCTGCTGGAGCGCCTCCATGCGAGCGCCGGACAGCTCGAGGCGATGCTGAGCGACGCCAACCGGCGCCAGGTGGAGGCCATCATCGGCAATGCCAGGCTCACCAGCGACAACGCATTGGAGATGTCCGAAGGGGGCGTGCGCTTCGTTGCCGAGTTGAACCGGCTGGCCGCGGATGTGAATCAAACCCGCAGCCGGGTGGACGCCCTGCTGGCGGAGTTGCAGGGCGTGGTGGACGACAACCGCAGCAATATTAAGATCTCCCTCAGGGACCTGCGCCGTACCCTCGACGTCACGGCACGCAACGTGGACCAGGTTGCTTATCACCTCAAGGGCACCACCCGCAACATGCATGAGTTCAGCCGTCAGATCCGCCAGAATCCCGGCGTGTTGCTCGGCGGCAAGCCGCCCGCGGAGGCCGCCGAGGTGGCCGAGTGA
- a CDS encoding ABC-type transport auxiliary lipoprotein family protein, with protein MLLLAVSVAVLAGCAAAPVPPERFFRLHDPAEVARAPATLAGQLVVQAPRVEGLYNERAVIYSRGPDHRELRQYHYKYWVAPPAQLVQDYLVAYLRRGASASRVVREFGDGYTDHLVTGRLLGFERRVDDERRAVVVDMELAVTPPGKQRPAFIRRYNETTGVGGGTMADTVKAFERALHAIASDFAADLAVLVRAGAEKNE; from the coding sequence ATGTTGCTCCTCGCGGTGTCTGTCGCCGTACTCGCCGGATGTGCGGCGGCGCCGGTGCCGCCGGAGCGTTTTTTCCGCCTGCACGACCCCGCGGAGGTCGCCCGGGCCCCTGCCACCCTGGCGGGACAGCTGGTGGTGCAGGCACCGCGGGTGGAGGGCCTTTATAACGAGCGTGCCGTCATCTACAGCCGCGGCCCGGACCATCGGGAGCTGCGCCAGTATCACTATAAGTACTGGGTGGCGCCCCCGGCGCAGCTCGTACAGGACTATCTGGTGGCGTACCTGCGCCGCGGTGCCAGCGCGTCCCGGGTGGTGCGGGAGTTCGGGGACGGCTACACGGACCATCTGGTGACCGGGCGCCTGCTCGGCTTCGAGCGGCGGGTGGACGATGAGAGGCGGGCGGTCGTGGTCGATATGGAGTTGGCGGTGACGCCCCCGGGGAAGCAGCGGCCGGCCTTCATCAGACGTTATAATGAGACCACCGGCGTGGGAGGGGGCACCATGGCGGATACCGTAAAGGCCTTCGAGAGAGCACTGCACGCCATCGCATCCGACTTCGCGGCGGACCTGGCCGTCCTGGTGCGCGCCGGGGCCGAAAAGAACGAATAA
- a CDS encoding adenylate/guanylate cyclase domain-containing protein, with protein sequence MNDFVGQLRKHWVRSVLNVLVVAFFLVHVSGYMSFGIIERMENLAYDVRLLLTMPHTKDERIVIVDIDEKSLAEVGRWPWPRTTMARMVEQLFGHYDVALVGFDVVFAEPDESSGLKVLEDLAENELKEDETYLAALEKVRPELAYDRLFAASLTNRPIILGYYFSVKTGDDDALRTGQLPPPTFEKGFFRGRNIPFPQADGYGANLQELQEAAAGAGHFNPTTDRDGLVRRVPLLYEFEGDYYEALSLAMARAVLGVDRVEPVYAGSTLGSESYSGLEWLRVGNRTIPVDAEVRALVPYRGPKGSFPYVSAVDVLEGRADPAKLQGTIVLVGTSAPGLLDLRSTPVQEVYPGVEIHANLIAGIIDNVLKEKPAYTLGAEFIIVILAGILMFLTFALMGPGRATLVTLMLAATVIAINAMVWTQGNLVLPIAAGLLMIAVLYLVNMSYGFFVESRGKRQLAGLFGQYVPPELVDEMSDDPDRYTLEAESRELTVLFSDVRGFTTISEGLEPKELSELMNHFLTPLTQVIHQHRGTIDKYMGDAIMAFWGAPLPEPDHARHALVAALEMVAKLDAMQPEFRAKGWPEVRIGVGLNTGSMSVGNMGSEFRMAYTVLGDAVNLGSRLEGLTRQYGVDIIVSETTKDATPDYVYRELDRVRVKGKDKPVAIFEPVGLRGALDKATRDELAIYEQALKLYRGQNWDMAELQFLNLQHMSPFRAVYKIYAERIVLFRQQPPGDEWDGVFTFKTK encoded by the coding sequence GTGAACGATTTCGTCGGGCAGCTGAGAAAGCACTGGGTTCGCAGTGTCCTCAACGTGTTGGTGGTGGCGTTCTTCCTGGTGCATGTCAGCGGCTATATGTCCTTCGGTATCATCGAGCGCATGGAGAACCTGGCCTACGATGTGAGGCTGCTGCTCACCATGCCCCATACCAAGGATGAACGCATCGTCATCGTCGATATCGACGAGAAAAGCCTCGCCGAGGTGGGACGCTGGCCGTGGCCACGCACCACCATGGCACGCATGGTGGAGCAGCTGTTCGGCCACTATGACGTGGCCTTGGTGGGTTTCGATGTGGTGTTCGCCGAGCCCGACGAAAGCTCCGGCCTGAAGGTGCTGGAGGACCTCGCGGAGAACGAACTCAAGGAGGATGAGACCTATCTGGCGGCCCTGGAGAAGGTGCGCCCTGAACTCGCCTATGATCGACTGTTCGCCGCCAGCCTCACTAATCGGCCCATCATACTCGGCTACTATTTCAGCGTGAAGACCGGTGACGACGATGCCCTGAGGACCGGGCAACTGCCGCCGCCGACCTTCGAGAAGGGCTTCTTTCGCGGTCGCAACATCCCCTTCCCGCAGGCCGACGGCTATGGCGCCAATCTTCAGGAGCTCCAGGAGGCCGCTGCCGGCGCCGGGCACTTCAACCCCACCACCGATCGGGATGGTCTCGTCAGGCGCGTGCCCCTGCTCTATGAGTTCGAGGGCGACTACTACGAGGCTCTGTCCCTGGCCATGGCACGGGCGGTGCTCGGCGTGGACCGGGTGGAGCCGGTGTACGCCGGTTCCACCCTAGGCAGCGAGAGCTATAGCGGCCTCGAATGGCTGCGAGTGGGTAACCGTACCATCCCGGTGGACGCCGAGGTCCGGGCCCTGGTGCCCTACCGGGGTCCCAAGGGCAGTTTCCCCTACGTCTCGGCGGTAGACGTGCTGGAGGGGCGGGCAGATCCGGCGAAGCTGCAGGGCACCATCGTTCTGGTGGGTACGTCCGCACCCGGCCTGCTGGATCTGCGGTCCACGCCGGTGCAGGAGGTCTATCCCGGGGTGGAGATCCACGCCAATCTCATCGCCGGCATCATCGACAACGTGCTCAAGGAAAAACCGGCCTATACCCTGGGCGCCGAGTTCATCATCGTCATCCTCGCCGGTATCCTGATGTTCCTCACCTTCGCCCTTATGGGGCCGGGCCGCGCGACCCTGGTGACCCTGATGCTGGCCGCCACCGTCATCGCCATCAACGCCATGGTGTGGACCCAGGGTAACCTGGTGCTTCCCATCGCGGCGGGCCTGCTGATGATCGCGGTGCTCTATCTGGTGAACATGTCCTACGGCTTCTTCGTGGAATCCCGGGGCAAGCGTCAGCTCGCCGGCCTGTTCGGACAATACGTGCCGCCCGAGCTGGTGGACGAGATGAGTGACGATCCAGATCGTTACACCCTGGAGGCCGAGAGCCGCGAACTCACGGTGTTGTTCTCGGACGTGCGGGGATTCACGACCATCTCCGAGGGCCTGGAGCCGAAGGAGCTGTCGGAACTCATGAATCACTTCCTGACGCCCCTGACCCAGGTCATCCACCAGCACCGTGGCACCATCGACAAGTACATGGGGGATGCCATCATGGCCTTCTGGGGGGCGCCCCTGCCGGAGCCGGACCATGCCCGCCACGCCCTGGTGGCCGCCCTGGAGATGGTGGCGAAGCTGGATGCCATGCAGCCGGAGTTTCGTGCCAAGGGCTGGCCGGAGGTGCGCATTGGCGTGGGCCTCAATACCGGTTCCATGAGCGTAGGCAACATGGGCTCGGAGTTTCGTATGGCCTATACCGTGCTCGGCGATGCGGTGAACCTGGGCTCGCGGCTGGAGGGACTGACACGCCAGTACGGTGTCGACATCATCGTCAGTGAGACCACCAAGGATGCAACGCCCGATTATGTGTACCGGGAACTCGACCGGGTGCGGGTCAAGGGCAAGGACAAGCCGGTAGCCATCTTCGAGCCCGTGGGGTTGCGTGGAGCGCTGGACAAGGCCACCCGGGATGAACTGGCCATCTATGAACAGGCTCTCAAACTCTACCGCGGCCAGAACTGGGACATGGCGGAGCTGCAGTTTCTCAACTTGCAGCACATGTCGCCCTTCAGGGCCGTCTACAAGATCTACGCGGAACGCATCGTGCTGTTCCGCCAACAGCCACCGGGAGACGAAT